The Glycine max cultivar Williams 82 chromosome 17, Glycine_max_v4.0, whole genome shotgun sequence genome contains the following window.
GCATTCTTTCCAAAGCATCCAATACAACTGCTAGCTGACTGTTTTGATAGTCCGTGATAACCTggaaacataaatatttatctcaCAAAAAGAATAGAgtagaattattattattttttactaaaaaaaagaattttttttttaaaagggcatataaaaactttattttcatgttctcAGTGTCCCTTTCCATACCTGAAATGGTccaaatatttcttttgttacaAGCTCAAAATTCTTATCCTTCATAATTTCTTCGAGAGGAACATAGACAGCTGTTGGTTTAATAGCACCATAAATAGGTGGAATTGAATGGTTCTCTAGAGGACTACCCCCGAATAGCAACTTTGATCCTGGTATCTCAAGCAACTTATTCACATGCTCAAGCATTGAATCAGTCGTAACCTGCAACATATGAGATGAAAAATCAAGAATTCCAAATAAACTAAGCTTGTCATTGCTTAGAATAAAGCAAACAATTATTCCGTCAAAGATGCACCAGCTAATTAATAATTCTTCAGTTTACCAATAAATTATTCGTTTTTGGATATATAAGGTTCAAAGACTACCAAATCAAATAGAAGATATCAATTAAGGCATAAACTTTGAATTTGACTCATCATCCCAACAATAACgttaatcaaatattataaatgaataaaCACAAATCAGTATTCAAACTTCTATTAGCCTGTCAATCAATGTACTGAAGATTGCTCTAAATAGCTGAGGACAAATCAATTGCATACCCGGCAACCTTTGATATCTAAAGCCTTATTTAGTTATAAGTTATCCTCCCACATTCCACACACCCCTCCCTCCCTTAACCATCACACAAAAGCATGGATAACTTGTCCATATTGTAAATGTAATGAAAAAGGGATCGAGGGGTgataattgaaatttgaaactaaTACATTTTGCGTATAACTTACAAGAATGAATCCGTTCAATAagtaaatttacaaaatattacaAAGATGGTTGAACTTTCATAAACTTCAAGAGAAGATTTGCCACAAACTTCGAGCAGGCCACCAAAACAGTTTTAAATGTTAAATCCTGGAACAATTACTAGAAGGGGAAAATAACAGGCATGCAATACTTACTGTGAGAACTGGGCCGATTGTCAAGTCTGCCAACTTTCTTCTCTCAGCAAGATCTTTCAACTTAGATAGCAAGGAAGTTTTAGACCAGTTCTGAACAAGGGAAAATTCAAACCATGAAGTTAGTAATGACACAATACATAAACTCATAAAGTgcataatacaaaataaaaaaaccaatgtaGTTCTTGGGGACATTTAGTCATGAACAAAGTACTCATAATAACCAATGTAACAAACCTCATGCATAAATAACAATGATTGTGCTGAGCATTTCTGACCACTGCATGCGTATGCATCCTGATCACAGACCCATGCTACGTAATCTTCCTGAAACCAAGAAACCATAGAGAAACTATTGTAGAACTGAAAATTGAACTAGTGCCTTTATGGTATCCacaaaaaattgtaagaaaCCTGATGCACATCAGGGCCCAGTATTTTCCAGTCAAATCCAGCATCTTCCAATTTAACACGGCCCTTCAAATCAACAGCCAACTTCTCTGCCACTCTTGAACTACCAGTAAAAAGAGTCATTCGTGGATTTCCCTGTAAATTAATACTACTTCATAATCCAATATCATATTGTAAAAGGAACATGTAACCATATAAAAGTATTGATATTTGATTATCAAAAAATAACAGAGTCAAAAGGCAATAAGATCCAACAAAATTATAGAAAGAGGTCAAAATGAGTTAACATTGAGATCATCATGAAATAGAATCATAAAAGTAAATTGGCAATCTTTCAGGAATAATATTATGCTCTGCAGAATCAATCCCTTGGATGTGAAAACAAAGGTACCAAACAACCAACCTCCAGCAACAGCTTGTTCATTGTCTTCCCATCAGAATTTATGAAGTCTACATCTTCTAGAGGTAAGCCACAGGTATGAAGCAGGCGCAACATTTGTTCCATAACAATGCTCACCTACAACAATTTGAGTCAATAATTCAGCATTGTCACTGCAGaaagatttgaatttaatagCAAATAAAAGTCACATTTCCAAAATCCAATAGATGAAGAACAAAATAAGAAAGAGCAATAGATACAATGGTTTCTTTAACTAAATGAAAGTACCAACCAAGTAAGAAGAGATTGCTTGGAAGGGGACACCCCCCACTCCCCCCCAACCAAACACAAGTACACACTCAGGGACGGATCCACAAGTAGGGGCCTTGGCCCCCCCTCCCCTAGGACCCTTTATGTATATAtgagacaaaaaaagaaaaaataaaattaaaaaaatactaattaaggaaaatatataagaaaaataagtttttgaatTAGTATTTGCTTAATTTTGTTCTAGTAGTGGGTTATATCTCTAATTTtacacaaattaataataaatattttttaaagcttattatttattagaagttaaatatttaaataattttgtaaaaaaaatttgggcTCCCCCTTTGATATAGTCCTGGATCCGTCCCTGCACACACTCATAAACAACCCAGAAAAAAGCATCAGATAACAATTACTTTCGACACAACTGATTGCGATCAGTATTTCATGCAGCCTAGAAGCAAGCCCTGTATCAATTTTGTATTAGATGTAATGTCAAAAAGTATGCCAAAATCAGAGCCAAAAGAACTCACCTTGCTATCAACTTTAAGGACTGGCTTGTTGCCCATATAAAGTGCACCCATCAATTGAAGGACAGGAATCTCTAAGGGAAAATTAAAAGGAGTAATAATTGCCACCTACAGAACACACTTTCAGCTTTAAGATTACAATAGGAGGGGAAGGTGAATGTTTATGGTGTGAGAAAAAAATCTAAGCAATCACTTACTAAACCAGACACTCATGAAAAACTTCAAAATGTCTCCACATAGCATTACTAatctaaaaaattcaattcaaaatcagaaaatgtctaattcttttttatctcttttcttgAGTAAAAGTAACATCTATAGGACATAAACTATTTTGTAAAagacaaaactattttttatcaaagataGCATTTACCTTTCAAAAGACTTAAGTTTTCTTGTAGGAAAGAATACCTTGAGTCCAGGGTTTTGccttattattatatgtaactAACTGAAACCTCAGGcaatattctttttcttatcttttctgttttgggataaaagatgattttttattctACTAAAGAACCAAAGGGTAACCAGCCACTCCAGCCAAGGTCATCGATGTACATTGGCTTGACGTATAGAGGCAACTGAATAAGCATAATAACAGTTATACCACAATCCACCTCCTTGATAACAAATCATAGTCACAACTCACAATTATTACGAATTactaagttttattttggaaaacttGGTTAGTTTTTCATTTCTTCATCTCTTAGAATTAACCCATTACTTCCACAAACTCATTTGCTTGACCAAAAGGTAATTGATAATTTTTGCACAATAAGCAAAGCACTGTTGGTGAGAGAATGACATGgactcattttttttcctttagaaCATAGTATACCaattaaaaacatatcaaagctaaacaaaacaaaatcctTACCGGACCATATGGCCAACGAAAACCATGACTTTGTTGTCCAAGATGATTTCCAGGTACAGCAAAAGACCTTGCCAGGAAACGAACCTGccaatattttgtttaaaataaaacaacaaagaaatcaCTAAAGGAATTATATGAGCTTTGTAACATCCTAGGGAAACCATATAGAATAATGTTAGTTTTGTGTGTGTTTGCATGTGTGCATGTATCAGTGTTAAATTCTGCCACTAACAAAGAATCTAGGTATCAATGATAGAAACAAAATTGATCAATATCTACAAGTCAATGGGCAATTATGATTTTTCTATTATTCTCTTACAGAGAATGGCATATTTTTACTtggaatttcatttatttagcACTAACGCGTCTTATTTTGATATACCTGGTCTCCACAAAAATTCTCTAGAAACTTTTGTGTCACATAGACTTCACCAAAAGCCTGCTGGTAACTCTTTGGAGAAACTCTTTGTATTAACCTTGTAAAGAAATCCAAAACCTGAGGGTCATgcagtataaattatttaaagtttCCAATTAAGGAAGAAATAGTTTATCTTGAATACAACAGGTAATAATACATGATAAagtaacagtaaaaaaataataataaaattaaaaaaactttcttTAGTTTGAAATACCTTAGGAAGTGATAACATGTGAGCTGCCTTAGCAGATATCTCTCCAAACATGAGATATCTGCAAAAGATTTATAGCAAAAAACcagattaaatttcataaagtaGACAAAATAAGAACATAGGAAATCATGCTCTAAAGCATAAAATACTTGGAACTAAAATAGCCAAGTCAGTTGCTTTTTTGGAGAGAAAATGGCAGCTGGGTGACATTAGAAAGTTTATTTATTCAACTTCTTATCATAGGCAGCTTTAGAATACCAGGATCATGGTATTTTAGTTACTCCTCTTAGCAGAAGTTTGAAAGCAATGGGGTTGGAAATTTATTCTACAATCCAACCTTTATTTTGTCAGGAACTATTGAAACGCACCTGAAAAGAATAAGCACTACCATTCCATTCACACCTAGCAAACTAAACATTTGAAAATCACATCATGTTCTgcttcaaaagaaaattaaaaactaaattgtcATGTCATTTGCTATACAGCAAACTGCtgtattatttacaaaaaaaggcAGAAACCTCGGGTTAATCTAGATAATCCACCTATGCTTACATCCACAGTAACATCCCATTTGGGCAACAGTCTCCTATATGGACAATATAAGGCATGGAGGTTTATATTGAAGGATGAGGTtcccatcattttttttctttctttgaccTATATGACAAACATCAatccaacaaagaaaaaagatttttatatgtttatatttctataaagaaaataaatagatacAAAGGATAATCTGGTCATACCTCTCTGGTGCCTTAAAAGGATTGTGTGCACCATGTTTGGGACAGCTGGACAAGCTTTCTACAAAGGGCTGATAAGTCAAACAATAGGAAAAAGTTAGTAAAGATCTCTGTCTCAAACCAACTATTGAATTCCAATCAAGTACCAACTCATATATAGCcttcaaattgaaatttatttcttttcatttttcacaaaaagacgAGAACTCTGTCTCATGGACGGAGGTTAAAGCTTCAAACTTAAACCTCCTATTCAAAAAATAGGCGTGGTGGGTGGTGACTGATAACATAATAACTCAGTCACTCTATATTTCATAGTTTGAAGGGTGAGGAACTAACAAAAGAATACAGCCTTGACCCTATCAAGCTGAATTCTCCCTAAGCAGCAGTTCTTTATGTGCGCAACAAAAGaaacatatttcaaaataaaatattaagttaaCCGGACAAATAATTCAATACAAGGATGCACCTGAATGCCTGTTTCATCAACTTCAGCAACTTTAATAAATGAGTCTCCATTTAAAGGATCTACAACTGTATTCCAATTTGAAGATCCTACCCATTTACCTTGCACTGAAAGTGAAAACATACATTCAGAGTGATAGCCATCAAATCAGAGCACAATaagtttgattaaaaattaatttattgataaatatgtgGTGCAGAAATTTACAATAACACTCAGTACCATTCAGATTCTGATGTATAGAAGGAAACAAAATAGTGGGAAAtatgttcaggaatcctttcttctttttcatcacatttcaatttctttatgAACATAATATTTAACAAACTGCTTCTGGATTTGATAAATACTTGAAAAGTAGGTTTGACACCTTGCAGACAGAATCATGGAAAGTAGAGACAGAAAAAGATTTAAGTACATTTTATGATGGAAACCCTTTTCAATCTTCAATCACCAAATTTATCCAAAGTACTATGAAATTCATAAGAGTACTAATGCCCCTTCtgcaaagaacaaaaacatcaaAGGTTTTGGGGCATACCCAGGTTCAAAACTTCAGCAGCCCTAGAGCCTGATATCTCTTCTGCTTCTACAGTTGCAAATGGTAATGAATGAGCATACCTACAAAAATGAATTCAGCACTCAAAATACACAATAAGACTTGTATCACAAGCTATAGAAATGAAATCGAGTAATAGTAAACTATTTTAGAAATATGTACAACAAACatgaccaaataaaaaaaaatactggttAGTAGTTAAATCTAATACTttatctttgaattttttttgtataaaacgtGAATTGGAGGAAATTACAAAATGACTTATCTAGCATCCCTGTGAGTCATTTAacctaagaaataaaaaaataatacaataatgcTCCAGCTGCTCTTGACTTCAATTCTGAAAAAATTATCTAACCAAATCAGTTTGCGTAAATGTAGTAAGACAAAAAATAGCAAATCAATTGGGCCTCCAATACGACAGCAAATTGCAGCCAATAAAGCATTATTATGATGCAAATAAATCGGTCAATATATATTCTGGTTTAGAGTTATAGCCTTGCTAATATTCTAAACAGTACTCAGCTCAGGTAATCATTAGCTAAATTGTTTTTTACAAATCCTTAGTTactcaaatcattttttttatatatagaactAACATCTTAAAATGTTCTGTAACAAACAGTACTCTCAGAAACATCAGTGTTTGTAAGCAGAACACGGACCTAATCATAAACCTAaatacatataatattttttattagataaccCGAAGTTGATCGTGGAACGAATTAAAGTTCCAATGAACACAATTTCAACTGTTTCGCAGATAACTGGAGGCTATTTTTCATCTAAATCACAGAACAAGCTGGGTATCGAATTGATTAACGATTAAACTTACTAAATTCAACTAACTAGAcgagagaagataaaagaagatacCTAGAGAAAGCGAAAGAAGCAAAGGCATTGTGGTTGTGTGGAGTTGAAACCCTAGCTGCTCTACTAACCAAAAGCTTGAACATGCTGTTCGATCACTTTCTAGTTTAGTCCAAAATGAAGTGATGATCTTGCTGAGTACACGTGGGATTTATCGTGTTTCTCTTGAGTGAAAATATTGGTTAGTAGTTACCGTGGTGCTGGCCTGCTGGGAGGTGGTTGATAATTTTTGCTTGTGTTAGTTTATCTTCTTTTAttcacattttattttgtaCGGATATAATTGTTAATTACCTCTTTTTGTCAATGATTATTATATTGTGACTAATCAAGTTAAGCTCAAGTAGTAAAATAGATTTTGACTCAAGCTGATCTTCAACTAGCgaataattttaggcaaaaatatcaaatggggttctttttacaaattatttatctaaatgggtctgttttgaaattatttaccTCGTGAGTCTCTTTTTATACTACAAGGCGCTTCTCCGTGTTGAACGCACCCCCCGAAATGGTGACACGTGACATGGGTTAGGAAGTGGTGGTCTGTCAGACGCGACCACACGTGGTGGCCTGCTGTCAGGCGTGACCACACGTGTCAGGCGTGACCACACTTCCTTTCAAATACTTTAACGTTTCAATCTTATTGCgcaatacttttaaaataaataaaaataaataacgatAATGTGAATGATACATAAAAGAATCGACATTTATTTGTAACGTCTATGTAAATGttggttattaaaaaaatataccaacaacatcaataattatgagcttaactaataataataataatgtggtGGACATAAAAAcaactacaataaataattattgtcatcaacaaacaaatataacatatataaacacaacataattataaccaaatattaaattattaagttacaataaattactatttatcacacaaaaaatataaacaaagttACAATAAATTTATCGTCCGTGTCAATTTGTTTATGCACctacaaaatataatcattattatcatcaacaaaataaatactaaataatgCTATAATATATCGAAGATAACAACATTTATTAGTTTTGGGCAAAATTTATAACCGGTATAAAGCAATTCAACAATAATACATACAACAGTAAGGAGTGAGACTCAGTTGAGCGTAAAACACTTCAACGATTTCGTAGTGCAAATGGAACGAAGGAGGAAGAGGGGTTTTATAGAGAGGCGTGGAAGGAAGTGTCTGACAGACCAACATGTGTGATCGCGCCTGGCAGGCCACCACGTGTGGTCACGCCTGGCAAGTCACCACTTCTTAACCCATGTCACGTGTCGTCATTTCAAGAAACGCGCCCAACAGAGAAGCGCCTTATAGTATAAAAAGAGACCCACgagataaataatttcaaaacagaCCCAACCCATTTaggtaaataatttg
Protein-coding sequences here:
- the ALDH12A3 gene encoding probable aldehyde dehydrogenase isoform X1, translating into MFKLLVSRAARVSTPHNHNAFASFAFSRYAHSLPFATVEAEEISGSRAAEVLNLVQGKWVGSSNWNTVVDPLNGDSFIKVAEVDETGIQPFVESLSSCPKHGAHNPFKAPERYLMFGEISAKAAHMLSLPKVLDFFTRLIQRVSPKSYQQAFGEVYVTQKFLENFCGDQVRFLARSFAVPGNHLGQQSHGFRWPYGPVAIITPFNFPLEIPVLQLMGALYMGNKPVLKVDSKVSIVMEQMLRLLHTCGLPLEDVDFINSDGKTMNKLLLEGNPRMTLFTGSSRVAEKLAVDLKGRVKLEDAGFDWKILGPDVHQEDYVAWVCDQDAYACSGQKCSAQSLLFMHENWSKTSLLSKLKDLAERRKLADLTIGPVLTVTTDSMLEHVNKLLEIPGSKLLFGGSPLENHSIPPIYGAIKPTAVYVPLEEIMKDKNFELVTKEIFGPFQVITDYQNSQLAVVLDALERMHNHLTAAVVSNDPLFLQEVIGKSVNGTTYAGLRARTTGAPQNHWFGPAGDARGAGIGTPEAIKLVWSCHREIIYDFGPVPKNWEVPPST
- the ALDH12A3 gene encoding delta-1-pyrroline-5-carboxylate dehydrogenase 12A1, mitochondrial isoform X2, with translation MVHTILLRHQRDISCLERYLLRQLTCYHFLRLIQRVSPKSYQQAFGEVYVTQKFLENFCGDQVRFLARSFAVPGNHLGQQSHGFRWPYGPVAIITPFNFPLEIPVLQLMGALYMGNKPVLKVDSKVSIVMEQMLRLLHTCGLPLEDVDFINSDGKTMNKLLLEGNPRMTLFTGSSRVAEKLAVDLKGRVKLEDAGFDWKILGPDVHQEDYVAWVCDQDAYACSGQKCSAQSLLFMHENWSKTSLLSKLKDLAERRKLADLTIGPVLTVTTDSMLEHVNKLLEIPGSKLLFGGSPLENHSIPPIYGAIKPTAVYVPLEEIMKDKNFELVTKEIFGPFQVITDYQNSQLAVVLDALERMHNHLTAAVVSNDPLFLQEVIGKSVNGTTYAGLRARTTGAPQNHWFGPAGDARGAGIGTPEAIKLVWSCHREIIYDFGPVPKNWEVPPST